A genomic window from Ananas comosus cultivar F153 linkage group 22, ASM154086v1, whole genome shotgun sequence includes:
- the LOC109727403 gene encoding ATP-dependent zinc metalloprotease FTSH 12, chloroplastic-like: MDVTAAVHSALNPLPASLSESHLLLSRPRPFPSLSNPSRRRRSRGRGPLRAFSASGTGDGPTFSWKDVSESIRRGSERFRSRFGGYLREETGFDFEEASLKAGGLLVRFRDAAAKGYAAVDRFRLEILPQFIEWNKWENWQSIHNYWHTSPLRSRGSCMRNLGGYFKINFV; this comes from the exons ATGGACGTAACGGCAGCAGTCCATTCCGCGCTAAACCCTCTACCTGCTTCTCTGTCCGAGTCCCACCTCCTACTCTCGAGGCCACGGCCATTCCCTTCCCTCTCAAACCCCAGCCGAAGGCGTCGCAGCAGGGGAAGAGGTCCCCTCCGCGCTTTTTCCGCTTCGGGAACGGGAGATGGGCCGACGTTTTCGTGGAAGGACGTCTCCGAATCCATCCGCCGCGGCTCCGAACGTTTCCGGTCCAGATTTGGCGGCTATCTCCGGGAGGAAACAGGGTTCGATTTCGAGGAGGCGAGCCTCAAGGCTGGTGGGTTGCTTGTCCGTTTCCGGGATGCCGCCGCAAAGGGCTATGCAGCGGTGGATCGCTTCAGGTTGGAAATCCTCCCGCAATTTATCGAGTGGAATAAGTGGGAAAACTGGCAG TCGATTCATAACTACTGGCACACGAGCCCTCTTCGCAGCAGGGGGAGTTGCATGAGGAACTTAGGGGGATACTTTAAAATTAACTTTGTTTAG